From a single Accipiter gentilis chromosome 8, bAccGen1.1, whole genome shotgun sequence genomic region:
- the VCAM1 gene encoding vascular cell adhesion protein 1 isoform X3 yields the protein MGRASQAPLLILYVFMTAVKAFEMEIIPANRIVAQIGETLILTCNTTGCASPSFSWRTQMDNPLGGTVNNHRTYSTLTMNPVSIVNSHDYLCTVFCGEKEKKEKSIKVELYSFPSDPIIEIRPSLVAGEPVTVICKIPDVYPSDHLEVLLKKEGYILHEENFYEDDSTNTETKTVTYSFNPTAEDIGKEITCVAKLPIAYMDFEPKERVTSQKLNTNFGPKNTIITASPGNSPMEGDPLKLTCVTESNPPTQIVWRKHLADESIQHLIENNILSIPHTRFTDSGLYICEVINLVTNKTEKATVDIVIQGSPNITELSIEPSITVREGENVSIQCSAEGNPPPKIILRRKSDSADMGSYSEGRILLLPSVTFLNGGDYECIAENKFGKSKSEITLNVEYGPKNTMISVIPATAVKEGETVMMKCTSSGNPAPVISWKKKTATGELEKMFKDATLPIQNVKSQDMGLYECEAYNQFGREEKAVKLLVQGRLEKTDQMIPLIIAFSCVTAIAVPVVAILIYLSRKAKINGSYSLVKALRLKV from the exons ATGGGAAGAGCAAGCCAAGCTCCGCTGCTGATTTTGTACGTGTTTATGACCGCCG TTAAAGCATTTGAAATGGAGATTATACCTGCTAACAGAATTGTTGCACAGATTGGAGAAACGCTCATACTCACATGCAATACTACTGGCTGTGCATCACCAAGTTTTTCCTGGAGAACCCAGATGGACAACCCCCTTGGAGGAACAGTCAACAACCATAGGACATACTCTACCTTGACTATGAATCCAGTTAGCATTGTGAATTCTCATGATTATCTGTGTACTGTCTTCTGtggtgagaaagagaaaaaagagaagagtatCAAAGTCGAACTTTACT CTTTCCCCAGCGATCCTATCATTGAGATCAGGCCATCCTTAGTTGCTGGAGAACCAGTCACTGTCATCTGTAAAATTCCAGATGTGTATCCTTCTGATCACCTGGAAGTACTCCTAAAGAAAGAGGGGTATATTCTTCATGAGGAAAATTTTTATGAAGATGACAGCACAAATACAGAGACCAAAACTGTGACTTATTCTTTTAATCCCACGGCTGAAGATATTGGGAAAGAGATTACCTGTGTGGCCAAGTTACCAATTGCTTATATGGACTTTGAACCTAAAGAAAGAGTAACTTCTCAGAAACTGAATACAAACT TTGGCCCAAAAAATACTATCATTACTGCATCTCCAGGCAACTCGCCAATGGAAGGAGACCCTCTAAAACTCACTTGTGTGACTGAGAGTAATCCACCAACACAAATAGTTTGGAGAAAACATTTGGCTGATGAAAGCATTCAGCATCTGATAGAAAACAACATCCTTTCTATTCCCCATACCCGTTTCACTGATTCAGGACTGTACATCTGTGAAGTAATTAATCTGGTAACtaataaaacagagaaagcaactgtGGACATTGTCATACAAG GTTCTCCAAACATTACAGAACTCTCTATTGAGCCTTCTATAACAGTTCGAGAAGGAGAAAATGTTTCCATACAATGTTCTGCTGAGGGTAACCCTCCTCCCAAGattattttaaggagaaaatctGACAGTGCAGACATGGGGTCTTACAGTGAGGGAAGAATTCTCCTTCTTCCATCTGTGACATTCCTAAATGGAGGAGACTACGAATGTATAGCAGAAAACAAGTTTgggaaaagtaaaagtgaaatAACACTTAATGTGGAAT ATGGACCAAAGAATACAATGATCTCTGTTATCCCTGCTACTGCTGTTAAAGAAGGAGAAACTGTGATGATGAAGTGTACTAGTTCTGGTAATCCAGCTCCAGTGATCTCTTGGAAGAAAAAGACGGCCACTGGGGAGCTGGAGAAAATGTTTAAAGATGCCACTTTACCTATACAGAATGTAAAAAGTCAAGATATGGGGCTTTATGAATGTGAAGCTTATAACCAatttggcagagaagaaaaagctgtcaAATTACTTGTTCAAG